In Runella sp. SP2, the genomic window AAGCTCTTTTTCTAGAATTGTAGCCAAATGATAATAGCCCGTCGCGTTAAGGTGGACACCATTTTCAGTAATCACGGACTGCTTGCTTACTTCCAAAATGGGTTTAAATACGTTGATAAAACGCTTATTACGGGCTTTTGCAATTTGCTCAATGACCGAACCATACGTCTCTAACGCACTGTTTTTTTGTGAAACGTTTTCAGAAGGTGATAATAATAAAGGTATGGGCGAAATCAGAATTGTTTTAGCCCCCAATTGGTCTATTTTATCAATGAGTTGATTAAGACCTTGTTTAAAACGTGGCAAGCCCTCCTCACCTTCCTGTGCTTCGATGCCCCCGTAGGCCACAAAAACCACCGTGGGCTTTGCCTCCGTTATTTGTTGCATCAAAAGTTCGTAGGGCGTCGGCGGCGTTGTTACGTAACTCCTCGCGTCACCAAACACATTGTCACCCGACCAACCGATGTTTCGGAAAGTCAGGTTTCGGTTGGGCCAGCGGGTCGTCAGGGCTAGTTCCAAATACCCAAATTGGACGTCGTTTTCAATCAACGAATTTCCCACAAAAAGAACTCTATCACCATTCTCAAAGGCGAAGGGTGCCGTAAGGTCAGTTTTTGGTTGGGCAAAAACGTGGGTACAAAAACCAACAAAAAAGAGGAAACAATAAAAAGTAAGTGAATTAGACAGCTTACACATGGATTAAGGGTTTGTGAGGAAAGTGAATAAAAATCAATTGGTAGATAAACGATAGTTTGGTGTGTTGGTTGGCCAATCGAAGTTTAGCCAGACCTATTATAAAGAGTCATTTTTTGCCAAAAATTACCTACTTGGTCGCTTAGATTTTCAAAAAATGAAGAAAATTCTCCTTATTTAATGCGTCGTTTGACCAATAGCTCTATTTACAATTCACAAATAATGGTCAACCGATTACTAAACATGATGAAAAATTGGCTTCTTCAACTCTTTTTCGTCGTTGCCGCAAACGCTCAAGAGCCATACGTGGTGGTTTTGGGAACAGCACAAGACGGCGGTTATCCTCAAGCAGGTTGCAATAAAGCCTGTTGTAGAGCAGTTTGGGAAAAGAAATTAGCATTTGAGGCCGTCTCTTGCATCGCCCTAGTCGACCCCAGTACTGGACAACGCTGGATATTTGATGCTACACCTGATTTTAAGTTTCAACTTGAGGCACTAAAAAATATAACACAAAATTCGAGCAATGAACTAGCTGGTATTTTTCTTACTCATGCCCACATCGGACATTATACAGGACTAATGGATCTCGGTCGAGAAGTAATGGGTGCTAAATCCGTACCCGTTTATGCCATGCCTCGAATGAAAACTTACTTGGAATCAAATGGGCCGTGGAGCCAATTGGTACAACTGGAAAATATTAAACTTCGACCATTGCAAGAGGATATACTTATTGAACTAAATGACCGCCTAAAAGTAAGAGCATTTAGAGTGCCTCACCGTGATGAATTTTCAGAAACGGTCGGGTTTGAAATAATTGGCCCTCAAAAGCGGCTAGTCTTTATACCCGACATCGACAAGTGGCAAAAATGGAATCAATCCCTAGAAACACTCGTCCAAAACGTTAACTATGCACTTTTGGACGGCACTTTCTACAAAGATGGGGAAATCAATCGTCCCATGAGTGAGGTTCCCCACCCTTTTGTTACTGAAACCATTTCACTTTTGAAGCACCTCCCAATATCCCAAAAAAAGAAAGTACATTTTATTCATTTAAACCATACCAATCCGCTACTCCAACCTACGTCACCCGAGTACCAAGAGATACTAAAAGACGGATTTCAAGTAACGCACACCCAACAGTCCTTCAAACTGTAATTTCAGCCGAAAAGACGCCCAGCAATCTATGGATTTTCGAGGTTTATAAACTTTTTTAAGTATTAGTTCACAATTTGTTATTTTTTTTAGTGTTTTTTTGACACACTTCTTGCTATTTTCACAAATATCATTTTATCTTTACACCCAAGTTCAGAGAAATCTAAGAGCCAACAAAAAAAAACACGTATCGAGAGAACTTTTTACCTCAGTCATGAATTCAGTTTTTACGAGATTTAGTACAGTAGCTGTGCTGATTTTTTTAGCTACACTTTCTCGGATTTTACCTCATCCATTTAACTTTACTCCCATTGGAGCTATTGCCCTATTTGGCGCTGCTCAGTTTAGCCGTAAAGTTTATGCTTTCATGATTCCGATGGTAGCCATGCTTTTGAGTGACGTACTCATTGGCTCACCTTCTCTCCCCACTTACGTTTCTTTTGTTCTCATTTCCACATTTGGCCTTTTCTTTTTGAAAAAAGTTACATTTGGACGCGTTGTCGTGGCTAGTCTAGTAGCTTCTATCTCGTTCTTTTTAATTACGAATTTTTTTGTTTGGTTTCAAGGCTCGATGTATCCACAAACGTGGGCAGGTCTTGTAGCCTGCTATACTGCGGGTCTAGCATTTTACCAACAAACCTTTTGGGGAAACTTATTCCTCAACACCGTTATGGGTGACTTCTTTTACTGTGCAGTTTTATTCGGAAGTTACTACGGTATTCAACGACTGACATTCAAGCCTTCTATGGCATAAAATATTTGTTTTCATGGCTGTTAATAGGTAGATAAATAGCCCCGATATTCGGGGCTATTTTCTTTTTATTGGAGGTAACAATTCACTTCTTCCTTGTAAGCCTCCTGTGTGCAAAACCACAATTTGATCTCCTGATTTAAAAAAACCTTCTTTAGCTAACTCCACCAGTCCATACATCATTTTAGCGGTGTAAACTTGTTCAAGTGGTATGCCAGTCTGCGTTTCAAAGTCACGGATAAAATCCAGCAATGTGTCGTTCATTTTCCCATAACCGCCAAAATGATATTTATCTATCACTTTCAAGTGGCCTTTGGGTTGGAGAATATGCGTTAAAATCAACTGTCCCGCCTCTTCAGAAGAGATTTTCAAACTTGGAAAAACCAATACCTCCTCCTCAAATGCGGATACAATACCCGCTGCCGTTCCACCAGTTCCCAGCGCAGTACAGAAATAATCAATCTTACCGTCGAGCTGATTTTTCACTTCTTCTACCATTTCCGCTACCCCTTTTACCGCCAACTGATTTGAGCCGCCTTCGGGAATTACAAAAGCATCTCTGCCGTAACGTTGGGTCAATTGTTCTTTATCACGGTAAAGGGTTCGGTTCACAAAATGTAGTTTCATCCCACACTTAGCCGCAAACTGCAACGTTGGGTTTGAGTCTGGACTAAGTTCTTCACCGCGAATGATACCGATGGTGTCAAAATCCAGCGCCTTTCCCGCAGCTGCTACGGCAGCGATGTGGTTTGAGAATGCCCCACCAAACGTAAGCAATGTTTGAAAGCCATTTTTTTCGGCTTCTATCAAATTATATTTTAACTTCCGCCACTTATTTCCCGAAATGTAAGCATGAATTAAATCATCACGTTTAATATAAACGCGTAAACCCAGCTCTACAAAAATAGGGGCTTCAACGATTTGAATAGGCGTTTGGGCGGTGTTCTCCCAAAATCTGACGACTTTACTCACAATAACAACTTCCTTTTTACGTACATTTGCTTAAATCAATACCCAAGTTTTATCAACTTTTATCATTCCCCAAACAACTATGAAAAAAATAATTTTGAGCCTGATGATGTTTGGCGTTGTTGGTGCTGCTTCAGCCCAAGAAACTCCCTCGGCAGATGCCATCCTTGACAAATACCTAGCTGCCATTGGCGGCAAAGAGGCCCTTTCCAAAATCGAAGACATTTCTATTAGTACCGTTGCCGAAACCCAACGTGGTTCGATGGAATCGGAAGTGAAATTTAAAAAAGGCAATAAATTCAGCAGCGTCGTGTACATGATGGGCAATGAAGTAACGCGCCAAACTTGCGATGGAACAAAGGTAGCCATTACTTCTAGTTTTGGAGGTAATGCCAACTCACGTACCCTCGAAGGCAAAGACGCCGTAGGCGCCATTTTACAAGCTGCTCCATTTCCCGAATTACTTTATGCTGAATTTAACGTTCAAAAAACGGTGGTTGGTAAAGAAGCTGTCAATGGCAAAGATGCGTGGAAAGTGGAATTTGCCATTCCTGAGGGAAGAAAATGGAACGATTTCTTTGACGTAGAGACGGGTCTTAAAGTAAAAAGAGCTGGCTCGGGTGAAGGTCAAAGAGGCCCTCGTCCAGATGGTCAAGGCGGTGGTCAGCGTCCCGAAGGACAACGTCCTGAAGGTGGCGGAGGTCAGGGTGGCCAAGGCGGTGGCCGTGGCGGTATGGGTGGTGGAATGATGGGCGGCGGAATGATGAACGCAGCCCTCAGCGACTACAAAGAAATCAAAGATGGTAATGGTGTTAAAATCCCTTACGTCCGCGAGCAAGGCAACGGACAATTCTCATCAAAGGCCGAAGTAACTTCTGTGAAAGTCAACAAAGGCATCAAAGACAACAACTTCGTGATTAAATAAAATCACTCTTTCTTAAAATGTAGCGTATTGATAAGGTATTCTTTTTCGGTGACTCTCATCAAAATATATACCTGAAACGAATTACCATTGAGTGCCTGATACGTTGCCGTACAATAACGAACTTTAGAAGCCGTCCCCTGAAAGCCATATTTAAAGTCTTTCG contains:
- a CDS encoding GDSL-type esterase/lipase family protein; amino-acid sequence: MCKLSNSLTFYCFLFFVGFCTHVFAQPKTDLTAPFAFENGDRVLFVGNSLIENDVQFGYLELALTTRWPNRNLTFRNIGWSGDNVFGDARSYVTTPPTPYELLMQQITEAKPTVVFVAYGGIEAQEGEEGLPRFKQGLNQLIDKIDQLGAKTILISPIPLLLSPSENVSQKNSALETYGSVIEQIAKARNKRFINVFKPILEVSKQSVITENGVHLNATGYYHLATILEKELGYSARNEGITLEISKNLVASSIPTELLSSTKESISFVVKEPYFPLPAPQEDGKTIMVDNGRKLSIKGLKKGFYTLTSENELIAVASAKQWEEGVVIRQGPAFVQAEELKKNIVKKEELFFYQYRPLNQTYILGFRSYEQGRHKKGLEEQNYLITWLEAQIATANQPKPVTYQLTLLK
- a CDS encoding MBL fold metallo-hydrolase — encoded protein: MMKNWLLQLFFVVAANAQEPYVVVLGTAQDGGYPQAGCNKACCRAVWEKKLAFEAVSCIALVDPSTGQRWIFDATPDFKFQLEALKNITQNSSNELAGIFLTHAHIGHYTGLMDLGREVMGAKSVPVYAMPRMKTYLESNGPWSQLVQLENIKLRPLQEDILIELNDRLKVRAFRVPHRDEFSETVGFEIIGPQKRLVFIPDIDKWQKWNQSLETLVQNVNYALLDGTFYKDGEINRPMSEVPHPFVTETISLLKHLPISQKKKVHFIHLNHTNPLLQPTSPEYQEILKDGFQVTHTQQSFKL
- a CDS encoding DUF6580 family putative transport protein, whose translation is MNSVFTRFSTVAVLIFLATLSRILPHPFNFTPIGAIALFGAAQFSRKVYAFMIPMVAMLLSDVLIGSPSLPTYVSFVLISTFGLFFLKKVTFGRVVVASLVASISFFLITNFFVWFQGSMYPQTWAGLVACYTAGLAFYQQTFWGNLFLNTVMGDFFYCAVLFGSYYGIQRLTFKPSMA
- a CDS encoding 1-aminocyclopropane-1-carboxylate deaminase/D-cysteine desulfhydrase, translated to MSKVVRFWENTAQTPIQIVEAPIFVELGLRVYIKRDDLIHAYISGNKWRKLKYNLIEAEKNGFQTLLTFGGAFSNHIAAVAAAGKALDFDTIGIIRGEELSPDSNPTLQFAAKCGMKLHFVNRTLYRDKEQLTQRYGRDAFVIPEGGSNQLAVKGVAEMVEEVKNQLDGKIDYFCTALGTGGTAAGIVSAFEEEVLVFPSLKISSEEAGQLILTHILQPKGHLKVIDKYHFGGYGKMNDTLLDFIRDFETQTGIPLEQVYTAKMMYGLVELAKEGFFKSGDQIVVLHTGGLQGRSELLPPIKRK